In Metopolophium dirhodum isolate CAU chromosome 5, ASM1992520v1, whole genome shotgun sequence, the sequence CCCCACAGTTTTAAACTTTATCCCTATAGCATCcactaaacattaaaataatatatatttatgatatgatctgatatgatatgatattaatgCTGTACAGATGGTTATATAATAATGCTATTCGTATAattatcatgattcatgaatGACAGACAACAAAATATCATATCACGACTTTATAATGCCGAACACGtcttatatatagttatattaatccACATAATTGACCCAAAAGTCAAATAAATATTGCTGAACATGTAACTAAATAAGTGCATGTGGGGGAGAGGGGACAGCAATcgcatattaatacattaaatacacaACCATCAACACTACTAATTACCGGAGGACGGTGGTTACAGAGTACTAGTGCAAacgataagaaaatatttacgatAAGATCAAAATCGGGATTTCCCGTCGTTCTGAGTAGCCTGCGAACCATCGacctataactaatatttaattataatttataggtctGTGCTGCGAACTGAGCGGTTAACCTTTGCCGCTGCCGATTTGTAAAGGAACACGAAGAGTGGGGTGCTGACGcttctataatattctatgtgcctatatatattataaacccgATTCCGGTTCATTTGTCGAGTGTACACCGTACAGCACAGTCCGTGCACAGGgttgttatgtttaatatttttaaactgctattgaaacaatatatcagcaggagccttgtattaaattttctggatttttgaaaaaactaataacaatttattgacattttatagaaaaaaaactagaaaaattaaaaattgaaaatccgtATAAACAGCttgaaaacaaatcaaaatattttgaaaatttcatcgAATTGAGTATacgaattgataaaaaaaacatatgatataaatttcaagtgtctgcggttatttattttttattacaacaaaataaaaaaatagctaCTTgtgaaatcgagtgaatatctattgttgtaaaaatttgaacttctaaacgctcataaaaatttaacttgacctttttacgaacatttttttttttttttttgatagaagtagacaaacttataaggaatcttgtattacattttgaaatcttagatttaaaaagaaaaaaattgaggaATTTTTAATGcgaaataatttgcacattttcgtgatttttacgtattttgtcaagaactttaaatgtttataaaataatgtgaatatagatttttaatatttttcagatgtcattgtaacaatatattatgagacttgtattcaattttcacgctttttggcccaacaaattattataattttattaatctaaaacacacattgttgtaaaaacaatacagtttttttgttctttttttcaaaaattataaaacacaccAACTCTGTCCGTGCGCAATGTCTGTCGCAACTCGCCATGGTGTAAacgcaatatttatttttcagcatGCACAAATACACATTTTTCCTGGCACACGATCTGTTTTTAGAATCgctcacatattataatttttaattctgagtggaacgatgaatgtattgattttacaatgatgtttttttttttttttacttttgtgtctgtcattatgGTTTGGGGTAGTAAAACCGCTTcgattttcttaaacatttttcgatgggaaagtgaatctagttggtgcattcggtcaaattttaaaattcccaatagttttcaaaagcgccgggaaaaacaacataataattaaggaaaaacggaaatttttacgcaaaacctcttttcgagaaaatcaattttgggttttggtgtaactctaaaacaaatgaacgtatatacatgaaatttttacaggtcgtttatatttacattttctatacacgataaaattttaaaaatattttgatttgtttttaactaattaggaacatgtttaatttccaattatattagtatttttttctatggatgtcaataaaactttatttgttgggtacttgaaaatttaatacaaggctcctactatattgttacaatgatatttgaaaaatattaaaaatccttaatcacagtttttatttataatcatttaaagtttaaatcttgacaaaatacggaaaaatcacgaaaattagcaaattattttgagttgagaattcataataatttttctttttaaatcgaagatttgaaaatgtaatacaaaatttctcataagtttgtcaacctttatcaaaaaataaatgtctacaagcaaatcaaattaaacttttatgagcgtttgaaattcatatttttacaacatttgatattcatttgatttctcgtgtaacgattttcttattttattgtaattaaaaaacgaatgactgtagatacttgacaatttcactgaatgtttatattagcattttttatacaccatacaattttgaaaataatttgactctttttgagctgtttacggacattgtcagttttcaattttttcagtttttttttctataaatatcaataaaattttatttgttgggtaaaacagCGTGAAAATTAAATGCAAGGCTCCtcgtatattgttacaatagcagttgaaaaatattaaaaatacatacgcacaattttttttataagcattaagttcaaattttgacaaaatgtatcaaatttaaaatttaaaatttaataattattttgtagttaaaaatttataaaatgttcaacttttatagctaatgattgAAAGCGGGGTCCatgtaaatataggtaaatatataaattaatttattcacaataatatcataggctgactggccattttcgctcagaatcatttttcttatacaatgattttatatcattgaattcaaattgaacaccatccattatagtgacccacttgtaatctactgtacagcagagcgacatccactcacccacctttttttttatattgtagttaaaaatgtataaaatgttgatgataaTGATTTCTTAATTAAATTGAGTATTAACTTACTATcgtcatatacaatattatacaaaataaaatgcattgATTATAGTTAGGGATGGGCCGATACGAGAACCGATACTAGATATCGGCCGATATGAGTGGTATCGGTTTTATCGTTATcgcttttttttcaaaaccgatACTTCAAccgataccaaaaaaaaaaccccctaTAGATcagcatattaatattaaagtattaaagactgaaaaataaagaacaaacatgtgataactattaaataataattatgaatttattaccattaataagtattaaataataatcaatgttttCACCTTTCTAGGTAATATTTGTGTTATTGGGTATcggttttactataatatatcggTTGATAGTATCGGTTTTATGGTGGTATAGGCTCATgcttttttgtcaaaaatgttgtttttatattttcatatattatcggGTATCGGTTTTATATCGGCAGCATATATCGGAGTATCGGATATCGGTAAAAAGTGGTATCGGCCCATCcctaattataatgtttatcttgtattattaatatatttaacaaaaaaaattcaatgattataaagtttatctaatattatgaattataaattatcagttTAATTAACTAATTGGAAGTTTGATTGTGCATCACATCTGGTATTTTTCCTTTTACCTATCTAATTATATGTTCCGGACTTTTTCACCACGGACTTTTTTACCTCGGTTTTTTTGTTAGTATACCTATTTAGTTAAGTCGTAatcattaatatgtttttttttgttatacctaATGTCAATTTGAATAAGACCTGCTTGAATACTATTTATAGAAAAGTTAGGAGTATCTAGTGAGACGGTATAGTGGCgcgaagctaagtaaaaaaaaaactgactaATGAGTATACAAACGTGTATGGGAAACTGAaagtaaatagttatatttttcttgTATCGAACTCgtgtaaaatttaaaggtaaaaccTATGATCTCAtcggttttttattatatttttattttaaagcgagttatgagtattttaagatttacaaaCAACTTACAATTTTAGAACACTCATAACTTgccttgaaattaaaatatgataagaaTTCAATAAGATTGCTCAGATAATAAtgttacctttaaattgtataagaggtcAAAATGCactctaatatttaaactatcgGAGCTAAACgttttacatttacaataacaatatggCGCAAAAAACATGCAATATGTTGTAacattacctataggtatagataatattataataaataaattatattttcaacataatattattattattataggtcaaaACAAGTTGATAAATCATCATTTTTTCTTTGCCACCTATCAACGTAGTTTGGCTTTAGGTCGATCACAAAATTATCGAATACGGTAATAGGTACATGATAACAAACAAACTACGCACCCGCATCCTGcgatagatatataatatataactacattttattagaagatcctatattatgtgttaagAACTCTCGTGCTGTTCAGTTGTATTTGTATTATCGTATCGTACATAGTGTCATCTCgtggattaaataaaaaatataaaggtacattatattatttattattattgttgttattattatagtatatttgtatacacctATACGTCATGTTAGAACATTTtcggtaaaatatattattttttttcaattgatcgTAAGGCCCGGTAACTATGGCTATTAGctgtttttgttttgtagggGAGGAAAGTGTAGGTTTAgaaaacacgtgtgtttttggtttggcagattttttactgggcacccgtaggtatctgccatgcccgggtgggggatggcgccatggcggcacttctcttcggacaccgtgacttgcctgcggaaaaatgccgcccgcggccgaggttttgaaccggcgttggtgcgcgtcgcaaccgacgccttagtccgctcggccactccgtcccccggtaaaatattgtttagtgtATTATAGTGTGTTAATTTGATATACCTAGcttatgtataaacatttattgtatacatttttaaatatatttgcttCGATTTCAGCTCAACATTGGCAATGGAGATGACGTATTCCTGgataatatattcatgtttgATTTTTGGTACGTAACAGCAGTGTTAAActgttaacaatatttatagtataaatagaaaatcatgttttattgacataatattgaaaatgtaaaaaaaaattgtaataataagtaaaaacaatgCTTGAGGTAGGTCTTGGCCAaccttaatttaagtaatacattttttttcttaagccAAAATCTCGTTTATAAATCTTATTTGAGTCATAAGTATACGGACCTAGGTATTAATGTTAGTACttagtgtaatatttattatgtttaaactgtaaaaatatactcaaaaaatgacttaaacACTGAAAGGTGTGTCTTTTCCTATATACAgcgtgtatcttatgtcattgtacgcgggggtaaaaatatttaataaaatgctatgtataggtaggtacttgaaaataatTGTCACGATAGAAATCAATACCTATctaaagttattacttattaggtgcAAACATAATGCGTTGGTATGTAACGGCATACTgtagtataaaattatcaactgacaaaataaaaaatctaaaaataatacaaccactccataattattttctatactacAAATGGAAAcggtacaatatttaatttgtttttataatcatttataatatataaaataatataagataacgATTAAATTGAGACAACCATTGCAAGTGAAAATTAGTGGCTTGCGAGTGAAacgagtgttttttttaaactttttattgacTTGTCAAAACTTTTGTCCCTCACACGATACACCTTCTATAATTAACTGAAATTATGccactgtacatattatttcacATGAATGTCacgatatttaatataataaaattatgatattattaatttgtatttacaatttgtttaatattgattaaattaataaataataatcataatccacaaaaaacatttttgacgtatgtaatgaataataataatttattatttcaggaTCCGGCATTTTGTGTGACAGAAAACTCGAGAGCCGACAAGCTGTATCACCTTCATTCGTGTAAGTGACTACTGACtgtattataaatagatattatgttattataaatggcAAAAATAGTGGTGGTTGGGGGCTTAGAGCACTAAAGTCTTAATAATCGCCATCAAACAATAAacgaatatacaatataggtatatttaatattaggtattattatacatttttatcaccTATGTACAAATCTAACTTTAtctactacctaggtatatcctctaattttttttctgttgttaAACTTTTGATTACGCATAGGACATCGGATTCCAAAATGccgtacaatatttaattatattctccGCAATcgaattgtttattattatcttgaatCTATTTTATACAGATCgttttaagttatttacaaatttcaaacttacgaatattttatcttatcttattaaaatattttgttcactgACTATAGTCTCTGATTCAGAgaacgtgataataatatgtcagacaatcgcacggactaagatataatggtctggaaacgagcagcttatcacgGCCACGAATGTATGTGCAAGAGGCAAAGTGCGGGGGGTCGCTACGTGTTCCTGGAGTTCACAGAGCCCTCTGCATTTAACATGGACtaagatacaaattgtgtagccgaataaaaccaccggtagcgctgaaaacttcaagaacagtATTCTTATCAGCTAAGTGACACCTTTTCGTGGCCATCCCGCGATCCCCGCCGACcttgtcgtttccagtccattatatcttagtccgtggacAATCGTTTTTCAAACGAAtttggttaatttttaatttatttctcgcCGATGGCAGATAAGCAATTTTAGTTGGATTTGGCATAACTATCTATTGTAATATTTAGTACACCCGtaggaatttttaaaattcgatTATAgctttcttataataatattgtataattaatattaaataataatttgttgcatAATGATTGCAAATTATAGAAATACCAAAAGGAAGTTTAACTGTCCAAATGGAGTGTCTATCGAAATGTCGATGGTTTGTAATGGTGTTAAGGATTGTTCAGATGGTTCAGACGAGACCAAAGTGTTGTGTGTTGGAAAAGATTATAGaacaattaatatgaaaacgagtaaaaaataatatctatatgacatttaaaattatttatatgtttttgtaataaGTGCACCCTAACTCTTTCACTGTTACACTATTTACCAACTGAAACCGGTGTACCTATGCTAcgcaaaataaaatacttaatgttttttttttaatttttttaagattgtaTTTTTGAGATCTATATGATCTAAttgtttaagtttaaaataatgcgAACTATATGGTTTCCAAAACTTGTACTGTTACCGGAAAAtgggaatattataaaatacagtgACGTAATAGCATACATTTGGAGCAGTGAATGGTGTAAATGTTTTGGACGTAATAGTACGTCTGGAGCCAAGGCTGTAATTGAGGTGGACCCTACgttcccccctcccccccccccccgaaaaaaGTCTGGATTCGGCCTTGTCTGGAGATGTGTAAGAGTTAAGCGCAATGTAAACGGATACAGCGAACCTAGACAGCACATTTTTAGTCACCGAAGACTCCTATGCTATAACTTATCTgtgtatattaaaatcaatggtaatgagtaattagtaattacacgATTAAAGATATCTTTAATCGTAGGTATTAACCACGATGTAAATATTACGGTGTAGTCACTCGTCGTCGAAAAGTGAGTAAATTCGACGGCATTTAATGTGTCCATTGACCGGTAAGAAGCGATAAGAAAGCCGCCGATTCTTTATATAATTCTGTGTAGCGGTTTACGCATTAAAACTTTAGGAACGAATGTTTAGTTTACTTTCCCAGCGATTTGTttgtaatcttttttttttaaatattagtattttaaatttttatactcAACATGTTGgtgaaatcaaaattttaatctatattaggtaggtacttacattgtTTTGTTATTGACCACGCAAAACTTACGTACCAGGTTTTACGtggcttattaaaaaataacaaaagagTAAGTAAGACAGATAAATTGTGATTTCCCCAACATATTAAGCATATAAATTCcaacatttcaaaattcaaagacAAAGCCCCCGGCGCTGGCTATTTATTAAGGAGCAAATTATCGGCAACCTAATTCACATATCGTTTCAGCGTCGCACGATTTTGTGAGTGACGTGTTGTGTAAATGGTTGTTTGTCTGAGTGGTGAGTGGTGAGTGGTGGTATATGAACAACGCAGTCGCAGGCACatgtcattaaaaaacaaataacgaaATACAATGaaacctcgataactcgaatcggTTGGGGGCGAAAACAAAATACAAGCTATCGAAAATtcgagttataaaaaaaattgtgtgtactTATTGAAATGCAGAGTCGAAGATATTCCTTCGAGTTATCGAAAATTCGACTTATAGACGTTCGAGTCATCGAGGTTTGTCTTTTCCGGGCGTTTTTGCGGACAAAAGTGACTTCACAAGAGTCAATGCGGATAACACGCGTTGACAACTGAATATTATcagttatttcttttttaattgataaacaaCAATCTACAGCCCGCATTGAACTcagattttcatattttaaataatcgtataaaatagtttataaaaaaagctaaaaaattgtctttttaaGACTTATTACTGAGCACCGTACGCCTTTATCGAAGATAGGAAGTGACCACACCGTATTATCTACACCGGGGTTATGACTATTAGATGCCAGAGTTACGTATATTgttcgaaataatatttatattataataaaattatgaacctTCTATTTtctaacattacattttacaatatgtatctaatattattttagattgcgGAAAAGTATATGTAGACCAAAGTATGATCCTTAATGGTCAAAGAGCATCTGTTGGAACGGCCCCTTGGAATGCTGGAATATATAGATTATCTGAAAGCGATTCCAAATATGAGATGATTTGTGGGGGATCAATTATTTCTTCAAATTTAGTCATTTCGGGTAAAATCTTTATGAAACGAATTTgtgaaagaattaaaattaaatacataggtaaCATTTTTAGCGGCACGTTGTTTTTGGGAAAGTAAAAAGTCAtctaaaagaataataaaagaCGATGGTAAGTACAAAATTGCTGTTGGAAAATATGATAGAAACATTACAATTCTTGACAATATATATACTCAAATAATGACggtaagttattaataattcaaacatCTAAAAGTAATTGGtatcacatatataatataaattataacaattgtatAGGTGGACAGTATTTACCTGAAGGAAACTTTTTATGGAGTCAGTGGGTTTTATGCTGAAGATGTAGCTATTGTTGTGATAAAAAACCgaatttcttttaattattatgttttaccaATTTGTATCGATTGGAATGAAAAATACAATCAAGTCAATGGAGATCGAGGAAAGGTTGgtttgtagtattatttaaatattaaaattgtgatttaattaaagttaattacTGTACTTATCAATATCGGCCATTGTCGATGTGTATGTAAAGAGCAAAATATAACGTAAGATTCTCTGCTAAAGTAGGTATCCATAAATATTGACATGTTACCATACATAACTAACAATTGaaccttaaaattaaaactgtaaaaccactaaacattataaattcttatatcatatttgatcaaattttaaaattaaaaaaacttcgATCAATCagaatttatttaactaatttataattgtacacaTTCTCAACTGCCACATAAAAAGTGATGAATTTTATACTTTGATTGTAATTgtacattaaacaatttttttatacttttacaggTTGTTGGTTGGGGATGTCCGAATACCGGCAGTATAAGTCCTGTTTTATTAGAATTATCTTTACCGTACATCGACTATCATACTTGCCGGAAAATGTACACAAACGGATTTGAAGCTTATATGACTTCTGATAAGTTTTGTGCCGGTTCTGCGTtgggtaatataatttttaatttgaacattaatACTTACTTAATCATTGATGTAACAAGGttacttaaatttattaaacactTAATACTGAAGGCAGACTCTTTTAAATATGAAggttaacttaatttttattaaattatgaaccaCGTCATGAGATCACAAGACTTCAATACCTCGAATCGtataattcagttttttaaaGAAAAGTTGTCATCAACAAACTATGATAGTAATACCTACCCTAGAACAATTTAAGCTTTAATTGTCAAATTCCAAACGATtgtaagataataaattataataatacgatgtttATGGTCggtaatacttttattaaattaaaatataacatttttaacatggTAGTTGATTCATTCATTCATTATAAAGATTTGAAAATCACCTTATGTAATTTAATTCGCAATTAAGTCATCAATAATATGTATGGCCTCACATACCTATTCCATTCATGGAGTGGGGGTTATTGTGGATATGTAGTATACAACACACCACTaagtattatagtttaaaactaCATCTGCCACTTGTTATaactaggtactatattataattattatattaagacatATTCATATATCGTttcaataggtatatagtatatatagtacaCATAAATCATTTgtgaataataatgaaaatatttattgtacttaGCCACTACCCAAATAACAGTCGTAcgattgattaaattattaagtataaaatatttttaggtccAGGAAGAGGAGTGGAAGTGGGATATGCTGGTGCGGGCTTAGGCTTTTTACACGATAATGCTTACTATTTAACTGGAATAACAAATGTCAAGGATACAGAATCAAATAATTCAATCGGACTTTTTACGAGAGTTAATTACCACGTACAATGGATTCGTGAACTGTATGACAAGCATAACTCCTTAAATTAGATTATGGTaatgctattaaaataatttattctatttgtaaatttaaaacaatatgtgCATAAATAGGTTTTTACTTATATAGCTatgtgaaataatttttaacagttcatagttcatacaatattaattgtttgtttaaattaaacctAATACGTTTGTCatagttattagtaatattattagtacctattactagcattatataatattatatacctaattgacGCATTAAATTCGAAAAGTTTTAgcatattaaactaattttgcATTTTAGATTAATTGGGTAATGATGATTATCATAACTAGGTATTGTACtttgtatttgaaataactactaatttagtaattttattacttttatcaattttattatttgtaaataacaaCTTCTGTTTCAAAACTAACATATTTTAAGTatcatatattttctttaattatatttttttaacaattaatctTTATACAAGCcacatgttaaaaaaataaggtGATTTTATGAGTATAGTGCCATTATAGTGGTAACATAAGTAAAATGGTTAGATGGTAAGAAGTAGTAGACAATGGTGTTATAAcctataggacataggtacaaAGAATTTTTCGAGATATTTCTACTTGGTGCAGTAAAATAAGCGAAATCATTATTGCATTATTTCATTCTACATTATAattcttatactattataatctatgtattattatgtaattgctGATATCACTTATCAATACCCTAACCAAACCGCTGAAGTTATCTGTGATTTTTGGttcggtatatattatatacatcgcgAGTAGTGTATGGGTAagataaaaatagattttaaatcagggcttgaaaccggtataaagtataaaccgttaaaaacagacacccaaaaaaaaaaatggatactggtattataatttaaaatcgaaaccaaaaatataatttaaaaaacggtatttttttgaaaatctatataCCTATCTTGAACATTTTGGAaagtttattttacacaaaagaTGATTCGAATGCGCGATCCGgtga encodes:
- the LOC132945117 gene encoding coagulation factor IX-like, yielding MEMTYSWIIYSCLIFGSGILCDRKLESRQAVSPSFVNTKRKFNCPNGVSIEMSMVCNGVKDCSDGSDETKVLCVGKDYRTINMKTNCGKVYVDQSMILNGQRASVGTAPWNAGIYRLSESDSKYEMICGGSIISSNLVISAARCFWESKKSSKRIIKDDGKYKIAVGKYDRNITILDNIYTQIMTVDSIYLKETFYGVSGFYAEDVAIVVIKNRISFNYYVLPICIDWNEKYNQVNGDRGKVVGWGCPNTGSISPVLLELSLPYIDYHTCRKMYTNGFEAYMTSDKFCAGSALGPGRGVEVGYAGAGLGFLHDNAYYLTGITNVKDTESNNSIGLFTRVNYHVQWIRELYDKHNSLN